A window from Engraulis encrasicolus isolate BLACKSEA-1 chromosome 11, IST_EnEncr_1.0, whole genome shotgun sequence encodes these proteins:
- the LOC134458583 gene encoding leucine-rich repeat-containing protein 19-like isoform X1 — MTAGKEEIMALCVMLLVCLGALAIPTAESQDTVDVSNKTLKTIPNDLPANITKLILSNNSIKLSSLDMDTLATYESLTELALDGNLIATLPDNLLSTLSPKLRILNLSHNSISMLQPKALNGSAALTELDLSYNHIASLPPELFTGLPGLKTIHLKSNLLQTMELEASVAGEHLKQLTLEDNPWDCSCKFVSIMKWFTGSGLLNDTKAKCSTPQELLGKSILNDDACSESTQAPTTTAFARQSTTTTTTTTTTTTTSTTSSIPPKPSNDSQSNKDSVGQEDGGSGGEGTTGSGGMPSVGNTWKLLVGVVVIALSTSMVIVCAVKSPSWYKLLFNYRHQRLREEGGPGNIWATGRYSNFSLETEQTDTSVDCVCDMQEMEEEDDDEDEDGFIEDRYIEPGDYKGDYKEQTSPEEEWME; from the exons ATGACAGCAGGTAAAGAAGAGATCATGGCTTTGTGCGTAATGCTACTAGTATGTTTGGGAGCACTAGCAATTCCAACTGCTGAGTCACAG GATACTGTAGACGTCTCCAACAAAACACTAAAAACCATTCCAAACGATCTACCTGCAAACATCACAAAACTAATACTGAGCAACAACTCCATAAAACTTTCGAGCCTAGATATGGATACTCTGGCCACCTATGAGAGCCTGACAGAACTCGCTCTTGACGGCAACCTCATCGCCACTCTGCCTGACAACCTGCTCTCCACCCTCTCACCCAAACTGAGGATCCTGAACCTCTCTCACAACAGCATCAGCATGCTGCAGCCCAAGGCCTTGAATGGGTCAGCTGCACTGACTGAGTTGGATCTCTCCTACAACCACATAGCATCTCTACCACCTGAGCTGTTCACTGGGTTGCCCGGCCTGAAGACGATCCACCTAAAGAGCAACCTTCTCCAGACCATGGAGCTGGAAGCAAGCGTGGCAGGGGAACATTTAAAACAGCTGACTCTGGAGGACAACCCTTGGGACTGTTCCTGCAAGTTTGTCAGTATCATGAAATGGTTTACCGGTTCTGGTTTACTGAACG ATACAAAAGCCAAATGTTCAACTCCACAAGAGCTGCTTGGCAAAAGCATACTCAATGACGATGCCTGTTCCGAGTCAACCCAGGCACCAACTACCACAGCCTTTGCTAGACAgagcactaccaccaccaccacaaccaccaccaccacgacaacAAGCACAACGAGCAGCATACCACCGAAACCCAGCAATGACAGCCAGTCAAACAAAG ATTCAGTGGGTCAAGAAGATGGTGGCAGCGGTGGCGAGGGGACCACTGGTAGCGGGGGCATGCCGTCGGTGGGGAACACCTGGAAGCttctggtgggggtggtggtgatcgCCCTCAGCACGTCTATGGTCATTGTGTGTGCTGTCAAGTCCCCCTCTTGGTACAAGCTGCTCTTCAACTACCGCCACCAGCGTCTACGAGAGGAAGGGGGCCCCGGCAACATCTGGGCAACTGGCCGCTACTCTAACTTCAGCCTGGAGACCGAGCAGACGGACACTAGTGTGGACTGCGTCTGTGACAtgcaggagatggaggaggaggatgacgatgagGATGAGGACGGCTTCATAGAGGACCGATACATAGAGCCAGGGGACTACAAGGGGGACTACAAGGAGCAGACGAGCCCTGAGGAAGAGTGGATGGAGTGA
- the LOC134458583 gene encoding leucine-rich repeat-containing protein 19-like isoform X2, whose product MDTLATYESLTELALDGNLIATLPDNLLSTLSPKLRILNLSHNSISMLQPKALNGSAALTELDLSYNHIASLPPELFTGLPGLKTIHLKSNLLQTMELEASVAGEHLKQLTLEDNPWDCSCKFVSIMKWFTGSGLLNDTKAKCSTPQELLGKSILNDDACSESTQAPTTTAFARQSTTTTTTTTTTTTTSTTSSIPPKPSNDSQSNKDSVGQEDGGSGGEGTTGSGGMPSVGNTWKLLVGVVVIALSTSMVIVCAVKSPSWYKLLFNYRHQRLREEGGPGNIWATGRYSNFSLETEQTDTSVDCVCDMQEMEEEDDDEDEDGFIEDRYIEPGDYKGDYKEQTSPEEEWME is encoded by the exons ATGGATACTCTGGCCACCTATGAGAGCCTGACAGAACTCGCTCTTGACGGCAACCTCATCGCCACTCTGCCTGACAACCTGCTCTCCACCCTCTCACCCAAACTGAGGATCCTGAACCTCTCTCACAACAGCATCAGCATGCTGCAGCCCAAGGCCTTGAATGGGTCAGCTGCACTGACTGAGTTGGATCTCTCCTACAACCACATAGCATCTCTACCACCTGAGCTGTTCACTGGGTTGCCCGGCCTGAAGACGATCCACCTAAAGAGCAACCTTCTCCAGACCATGGAGCTGGAAGCAAGCGTGGCAGGGGAACATTTAAAACAGCTGACTCTGGAGGACAACCCTTGGGACTGTTCCTGCAAGTTTGTCAGTATCATGAAATGGTTTACCGGTTCTGGTTTACTGAACG ATACAAAAGCCAAATGTTCAACTCCACAAGAGCTGCTTGGCAAAAGCATACTCAATGACGATGCCTGTTCCGAGTCAACCCAGGCACCAACTACCACAGCCTTTGCTAGACAgagcactaccaccaccaccacaaccaccaccaccacgacaacAAGCACAACGAGCAGCATACCACCGAAACCCAGCAATGACAGCCAGTCAAACAAAG ATTCAGTGGGTCAAGAAGATGGTGGCAGCGGTGGCGAGGGGACCACTGGTAGCGGGGGCATGCCGTCGGTGGGGAACACCTGGAAGCttctggtgggggtggtggtgatcgCCCTCAGCACGTCTATGGTCATTGTGTGTGCTGTCAAGTCCCCCTCTTGGTACAAGCTGCTCTTCAACTACCGCCACCAGCGTCTACGAGAGGAAGGGGGCCCCGGCAACATCTGGGCAACTGGCCGCTACTCTAACTTCAGCCTGGAGACCGAGCAGACGGACACTAGTGTGGACTGCGTCTGTGACAtgcaggagatggaggaggaggatgacgatgagGATGAGGACGGCTTCATAGAGGACCGATACATAGAGCCAGGGGACTACAAGGGGGACTACAAGGAGCAGACGAGCCCTGAGGAAGAGTGGATGGAGTGA